The Mya arenaria isolate MELC-2E11 chromosome 16, ASM2691426v1 genome includes a window with the following:
- the LOC128221928 gene encoding dolichol-phosphate mannosyltransferase subunit 1-like, whose amino-acid sequence MSGDKYSILLPTYNERENLPIITWLLVKHLDAADIDFEIIVIDDGSPDGTLEVAKQLQKIYGEKRIVLRPREKKLGLGTAYIHGIKHATGNHVIIMDADLSHHPKFIPEFIKKQQESDLDIVTGTRYVGTGGVYGWDFRRKLVSRGANFLTQILLRPGCSDLTGSFRLYKKPVLEKLVKSCVSKGYVFQMEMIVRARQFGYSLGEVPISFVDRVYGESKLGGSEIVQFAKGLLYLFATT is encoded by the exons ATAATGAGCGGGAGAACCTGCCTATCATTACCTGGCTTCTGGTGAAACATCTCGATGCTGCTGACATTGACTTCGAGATCATCGTCATCGATGATGGAAGCCCAGATG GTACACTAGAAGTGGCCAAGCAGCTCCAGAAGATTTATGGTGAGAAGAGGATCGTTCTCCGGCCTCGTGAGAAAAAACTTGGTCTCGGGACGGCTTACATCCATGGCATCAAACACGCCACAGGGAACCATGTCATCATTATGGACGCCGACCTGTCACATCATCCAAAATTCATTCcagaattcataaaaaaacagcaGGAATCAGATCTTGATATAGTAACAG GTACACGCTATGTAGGAACGGGTGGTGTATATGGCTGGGACTTCCGACGGAAACTCGTGAGTCGCGGGGCAAACTTTCTTACACAGATCCTTCTGCGACCCGGCTGTTCCGACCTTACCGGAAGTTTCCGATTGTACAAGAAACCAGTGCTTGAAAAACTCGTAAAATCATGCGTTTCTAAGGGTTACGTGTTCCAGATGGAAATGATTGTTCGAGCTCGACAGTTTGGCTACTCGCTAGGGGAAGTTCCGATCTCGTTTGTGGACCGAGTGTATGGGGAATCGAAACTTGGCGGCAGTGAGATTGTACAGTTTGCTAAGGGACTGCTGTATCTATTTGCAACTACTTGA